One Natronosalvus amylolyticus genomic window, TCATAAAGATCTTCAGCGCTTCCTCGAGCGGGAACTCGAGTTCTACATCAAAAACGAAGTAGTAGACCTTGATGGCCTCCAAGGAAGCGAATCTCAAGGGATGACCGAATTAGATCGGGCGAACGTTGTCCAGCAAATCGGTCAGCGCATAATCACCTTCCTGGCACAGATCGAAGAGTTCCAGAAGAAGTTATACGAGAAGAAAAAGTTTGTCACGAAGACAGAATACTGTCTATCTCTTGAGAATATTCCTAACCGGTTCTATTCACAGATCATTGAGAGCGAGGAACAGATCGCGGAATGGCGAGAGCTGTACCGAATCGAAGAGCAGGATGAACAGGGCCTCGGCCGGTTTACGGACGACACCGAAATTGATGAGGACTTTTTGGTAGACCACCCGTATTTCATGGTGGACACGCGGTTCTTTGACTATGAGTTCAAACACGAACTTCTTTCGACGTTCGCTAATTTGGATGACGCAGTTGATGGTGTTCTAGTCAAGGGCGAGAATTTCCAGGCCCTAAACCTTCTGATGGAAAAATATCGGGAAGAAGTAAAATGCATTTACATTGATCCCCCGTACAATACGGGGAACGACGAGTTTGTCTACAAAGACAGCTATAGACATTCGTCCTGGCTGAGCATGATGCAGGATCGGCTATCACTTGGCCGGGAACTGCTCCGTGAGGACGGCGTTCTCTTTTCCAGTATCGACGACCGAGAGTACCACCGTCTGATCAGCCTATTGAACTCGATACTCGGCGAGGAGAACCATATTGCCAGTTTCGTATGGAAGCGTCGTACATCGACCGGGATGCGGAATGAGCCAGTCTCCCCCGATCACGAGTACGTCCCGACCTATGCAAAGTCCCGAGACGACAGCCTGCTGTACGGCCTCCCGCCGGATCCCGATGATTATCCGTATGAGGACGAGCGTGGCATGTACCGGAGCACCGATTTGACCGTCGGTATGGGGAAAGACCAGCGTCCCGGCCAGTACTACACCATCGAGAATCCCCGGACTGGCAAGGAATACGAAGCAAACCCGGAACGCGTCTGGCGGTTCTATCCTAAAACGATGGAACAGATGATCGAGGACGATATGATCATCTGGCCGGATGAGCAGGACGGGAATATGACGCGGCCCCGGTTCAAGACGTATTATGATCCAGAGGAGTCCGCAAACCCGATTTCCACTTGGGTGGAAGAAGCCTCGACGAATGACCGCACTATTGAGGAAATGGAAACAGAGTATCTGACGTCCATTCTGCAATCCCATCGGAACGAACACGGTGGCCGGGAACTCCGCGATCTGTTGCCGGACAGCGAAACGTATTATCCGAAGCCTGTCTCGTTAATTCGGTCTTTCATAAGAGCCGCCACCCGTGATGATGATATGGTCGTCGACTTCTTCGCCGGGTCGGGTACAACTGCTCACGCCGTTATGGATCTCAACCGGGAGGATAGCGGTAATCGCAAGTATCTCCTGGTCGAGATGGGTGACTACTTCGATACTGTCCTGAAGCCTCGGATCAAGAAGGTGGCTTACAGTTCCGAATGGGATGATGGCGAGCCACAAAACCAGAACGGGATCTCCCAGGTAATCAAATATCACGAGATTGAATCGTATGAAGATAGCTTGGACAACATCTCGTTCTCTGGCGAAGGACAAGCCGCGCTCGACACGTTTGACGACTATCTCTTAAAGTACATGCTCGAGTTCGAGACACAACAAAGTGAGACCCGGCTGAACATCGATCAACTGAGCCACCCGTTCGAATACCAGCTCCATATCACTCAAAACGGAGAGAAAACGACGAAGACCGTCGACCTAGTCGAGACGTTCAATTATCTGCTGGGGCTGCAGGTAGAAACGGTTGAGTCACACGAGCATCAGAACCGGACATACCGGGTTGTTCGTGGTTCCAGGGATGAGGGGACTGTCACCGTCATCTGGCGCAATAGCGAGGAGCTAGACCTGGAGACTGAGCAATCATTTGTGGAAGAGACGCTTCTGAATGGCGATGAGGATCTCGTGTATGTCAACGGCGATTCGGTGGTTTCCGATGCTCGGTCGTTGGAATCTGTGTTTAAGAACCGTATGGAGGCGTAGACCATGACGGAACGTCTGGAACACCGGCTGGTCCTCTGTGATTACTTCTATGAGCTATTTGGCCAGAATGACTTCGATGATCTTCAGGAAAAATTAAGAGACATTGAGGAGGGCTTCACGGAGGACGGGCACAGTTACTTTTTCCACGTACTCACCGCGATTGAGTGTGTGCAAATCCCGGAGCAGAAGCTTGCTGACTATGACCTCAACATCAAGGAGTATATGGAGAAAATCAACCGAGTTAGAGACCGGCCGATCCAGCTCAAGTATTTCCAGTATCTGGCCGCACTCTTCACCGAGATTTATCTGGACGCCTATTTCAACCGGAAAGACGAGTTCTTGGATGACCTCAACGCACACCTCCAGGACTGGAATACAGCCAATACCAGTAGGGCGGACTATGTGTTGAGCTATCAGAAAGAGGACCTCTGTAAGCTAGCGTTCTGGATGGCTACGGGTAGTGGCAAGACGATCATCTTCCATATCAACTATCACCAGTTCCTCCAGTACAACGATGCGGATCTTGACAACATTATACTGATCACACCGCGAGAGGAACTGACCGAGCAGCACATCAAGGAGATGCGGAAGGACAATATTCCCTGTAGTGCCTTCAACAAGGAAGCGCGGTCTCTGTTTGCGAATGATGATCAGGAGGTCAAAGTCATCGACATCCACAAACTGAATGAAGAAGCGGGGGAGAAAACCGTCAATGTCGACGCTTTTGAGGGGAACAATCTCGTGTTTGTTGATGAGGGGCACAAGGGCAGTGGTGGCGATGTCTGGATGGACCAGCGTAGCCAAGTGGTTAGCGATGGGTTCGTCTTTGAATACAGCGCCACCTTCGGACAGGCGATCAACGCCGCGAACAACAAAACGCTTCTTGAAGAGTATTCGAAAGCGATCCTCTTCGACTATTCATACAACTATTTTTTTCAAGACGGCTACGGCAAGGACTACCGTATCCTCAATCTGGACACGGACGTATCCAAAGACGTGACCGATACCTGGCTGCTCGGGAACCTGCTCTCGTTCTACGAACAGATGCGGTATTACGAGGAGAACGAGGGAGCGGTGAAGGACTATAAGCTAGAACGTCCCCTCTGGATCTTTGTCGGTGGTCGGGTGAACGCAATCTATACACGGCACGGCGAGAAAACGTCTGATGTTCTGACCGTCCTCCAGTTCCTGCAGCGATTCCTGAGTGATGCCGAGTGGGCCGAAGACCGGATACAGGAACTGCTCAACGGGACGTCCGGACTTGAATCACCGGACGGCAGGAACGTGTTTGAAGAGGGATTCACGTATCTTGACGACCATGGACTGACTGCCGCGGAAATCTACGCCGACGCACTTACCTGTCTGTTCCACGTGGAAGGCCCATCTCACCTGCAGGTGGCTGAACTCAAAGAAGAGGACGACGAACTCGGTGTGAAGGCAGCCAACTCCGATGCCTACTTCGGCGTTGTCAATATCGGGGATACCAGCGCATTCCAGACCCTTGTCGAGGATCATGCTGAAGAGATCACTCAGGATGAGGACGAGTTCACCCAGTCACTGTTCGATAATATCAAGGACGGCGACTCCAATGTGAACATCCTCCTTGGATCGAAGAAGTTTATCGAAGGATGGGATACGTGGCGCGTGTCCAACATGGGGCTGATGAACGTCGGGAAAAGCGAAGGCTCCGAAGTTATCCAACTGTTCGGCCGCGGCGTCCGCCTCAAGGGCAAAGAGTTCTCTCTGAAGCGGAGTAGCCGGCTGAAGGCCGATGACCAGCCGCCGGAACACATTGAGATCTTGGAGACGCTGAACATATTCGGCGTTCAGGCAGACTATATGCGACAGTTCCGTGAGTATCTCGAAGAGGAGGGAATCGAGCCGGAATACTGGAAGCGCGATCTCGAAGTCCGAGTAAAGAACGACCTGCTTGATGAAGGGCTTAAAGTACCACGAGTGGATGATGACCGTGAGTTTAAGCAGGAGGCGACTGTTGCGCTGACGCTGGATTCAGATGTCTGCCCCCGTGTTGACCGCCGGCCACAGGTACAGGTTCTTGAGAGTGTTACGGAGACGTCCCATGCGACAGAGGAATCGGATCAGGAGCGAACGATACCGGATACCGTGATTCCGCTTTTGGACTGGAACGAAATCTACTTCGAGATACTGCAGCATAAACGCCAGAAGGAGTTGACCAACCTTGCGCTTGACAAGGATGTTCTCCGGGAGATCATCGAAGAGCAGGCGTACACGCTGCACTGTCGTCCGGCTGATGTGAATCCGGACGGGTTCAGCGATCTCGAGGATATCCAGCGGCTTGTCGAGATCCTTCTCAAATCCTACGTGGATGAGTTTTACAGCCAGAAGCAGGAGAGCTGGGAGAGTCAGCACCTCAGCTATCAGACCTTGGATGCCGAGGATAGGAACTTTCCCGACAACTATACGCTTACCATCCCCGAATCGAACGAGGCGGTTATCGAGACCGTGACTGAGGTGCTGGAAGAAGCTACCGAAGTGTATGAACGTGACCTGAAAGATTTCCCGAATGTCTACTTTGACAAGCATCTCTATCAGCCCTTGTTCACGACAGATCCACAGTTCGAGTCGATCAGCCCGGTTGGGCTCAACAATGGTGAAGAGAAATTTGTTGAGGATCTGCGTGACTACGTCCAGAACGACTGGAACGATGCAATAGATGGAGATCAGGTCTTCCTCCTGCGGAATCTGTCACAGAAAGGAGTCGGGTTCTTTGAAGCCGGGAACTTCTATCCCGACTTCATCCTTTGGATAAAGAATGGGGCGGAGCAGCGAGTCGTCTTCGTCGATCCGAAAGGATTGCAGCACATCGGTATCCACCATAAGAAAATCCAGTTCTACAAGACGGTCAAAAAGATCCAAGAACGGTTAGACGACGACCAGGTTGTCTTGGAATCATTTATTATCTCAAACACTTCACCAGACAAGGCAGAAGAGACCCATGGCCTGTCGAAAGAGGAGTTCGAGGATCACCATGTCCTGTTCCAGGATGACCCCGGTGCGTATATCGGCCAGCTGTTTAGCAAGATCCAGTAGGTAGGTTGGCCATGAATGGGAACTGTCTCAGAACTCGCCCATCAGTCCGGCGTCCTGAAGGATGTCTTTGAGGTCGGCGAGCCGGCTGACAGCCTTGTTGACCTGGCTGACTTCGAGATAGGAGACAGACTGGCTGAAGTCGGTGCTGATAGCCTCAATTTCATCTTCGAAGGTGGCGAGCTGATCCTGGGTGGAGACAATGACCAGTTTCTGAAGTGTGGGATCAGCGTTCTGTGCTTTCTGGAGGTTGAGGATTGCTGAGTCGCGGCTTCCCCGGCGATGAACCTCGAACGCGTAGGAGATGACGCCGAGGTTGGCGACCCGAGTGCTCCACCGCACGTCGATCCGGGCACCAGGGCCGGCCTGGTATTCGTCTTCCACGTCGAAGCCGAGACCATTCCCGATGTCCAAGAGTTTTTCCTGTATCTCATCATGGTCGAAGTCCTCGATGGGTTCCTGATGCTCAGGTGACTCACCGGGCTCATAAATGTCAAGTTTCGAGAGGTAGAACAGAAAGTAGTCGACATCAACGTAATCCTGAATGTCCAAGGCCGGGGATTCCGGCCCCCCAATCAGGTCCAGTCGTTCCATGATCGTTTAGATGACCTCGAGAAACGCATCGTAGTCCGCACCGGAGGTGAGACGGTCGGGGACTTGATCACCATAGTTCAGCACGTCGAGGGCATCGCGTGCCCGTCGATTGAAGATCGCGCACTGTTCCGGATACATGAAGGTCAGAATTTCAGTGATACTGGCTGAACCCAGCATATGCACGTTCTCGTTCAAGATGTCGAACTTCTCCTCGACGGTATCAGTCTCGTACAGCGCATCGTGAAATGCGTCGCGGACAGGACCGACTCCGTCATTCAGGATCTGCTCGACGATGTAATCCTTGTTACTCCAGCCCCGGAATGCCCAGAGGTTCCGGACCAGTTCACGGACATCTCCTTCCTCAAGTTGCGTTACCGCGTTCTCAGATAGCAGCTCCGGGATGGTTTGCTTCTTCTCGATCCGGGCCTTCGCGAACTTCTCTCCCGACTCCTCCTGAAACTCCCGATAATACTCCTGGAGTTCCTGATCATCAATCGGCATGTGGCACTATTCGAGTAATGATACTGAATTAACTACTGACTCAGTCTCTACCCCCCTATCTATGAGAAATAGGTGGGCGTAAATCCCGCCACCGGAAGTCAGCGTGCTCGCCAGTCTCAAGCTGGATCTGATAAAGATATGCGTCTCGCTCGTCACCGGTCACGGCATCCGCTGCATCGGACATAATACCTACCACCGTTCCATGCATCCCGTGGTAAGTTGCATGGTCGGGGTCACGCTCATCAGGAATATCAACTCGAACTCGATCACCTTCGGCAAATCGTCTCATCGCCTCACCACCGTCCTGTTCTCAGGTGTTTCCAGGGCCATCTATTAGGTGGCATGTGTCTTTATAGGCCTAAGTAAACACCGGACTAAGGCGTCACTCCTGTTGGCCTCCCCTTGATTGCCTGCACCACCCGCCGCATCTTGTAGTACACTACCGGGTCGATCTGCCGCCACATCTGCTCCGTCTCAGTAGTATCAGCATCGTCAACGGCGACCGTGTAGATCGTCCGGCGATACCACGGCATCTTGTCTGGTTCCGGTGTTCTGGTACTGTTATCGGTATGGAGAGGCCGTGTTTCGCGTCCTGTTGTCGGATACCTGGTGCCGTATAGGAACACATTCTTTAGTCGGTCACGGTAATTGTGGCACCGAAGATGTCGGTTGCATCAAAATGGCCGTAGTACAGTGCCCGGAACCGGATCTTTTGGAGGTGGTCGCGAAGCTCGTCGTCGGTCAAGTCGTCGAACTGTTCCGGGTTCAGTTCTTCTAGGAGCTGTCGGGTTACTTTCTGGATGTCTACGTAGACCGGGGCGTCGTCGCGGTTGTATTCGGTGAGTGTGGCGGGCTGATCCGCCCCGGCGAGGACAATGGCGTCAAACCCGCTGTGCTGGGTGTCATACACCGGGATCATGGCGTCGTCGACGGCAAACCCGCCGGTCACGTCGTCAGAGGGATGGTACTCCCCATGGAAGACGTTGCTGTCCGCCAGGTTGCGGCGAGCACGGAACCCGCCGGTGAGAATCGCTCTCGGCTCCTTTCCTCGTTCCTGGTGGTCTCGGCAGACGGACGTGATCTTGTCGGGTATCGACTCGTAGGCGTCGATCTGGTGGTGGATTAGGTGATCCTGATCCTCTCCCAGCCATTCCTCCAGCAGGCGGTCAACGTGGTTCTGTACGCGGCGATCGAGATGGTGAATGAACTGTGCTGGTGGATCGGGGATGAATCCACGTTTGGGGTAGAACACGTTGTAGCCGAACCCGTCGACGTCAGTCTCGTCGTCGTACGGCCGGGTGTCGAGCCAGCCCAGATCCTTGAAGACGGTTCGGAGCATGAACTGGTCCGTGAAGGTCGAGACGTAGTCCTCTGTGAAGTCAGCGACCTTGTCCGGATCCAGATTCGCGTCGATCACCCGCTCATCTTCCCGGCGGTTCAGGAGCTCCTCCATCTGTTCATGGAGGACCAAGAACACCGCTTTCCTCTCTTCCAGGTCCGCAAACTCGTCCTCTGCGACACCGGTAAGCGCTAACTCATCGGCGGAGATGGAGTCGATCGTGTCCCAGAGGTCGGGGTAGCTCGTCCGGTCGATCGCGCTACTCACCAGCGGGTTGTCGCTCGCCGGCACCGTGTCCGTGTCGTACTCGTCAACGTCTAGGAAGAGCAGGCCCATCGCGCAGAAAAACACCTGTAGCCAGCTATGGACGGCCGGCTGACTGGCTTGAACGCCCTTGAACACGTCGGCATCCTCCGATTCCCACCGGAAGAAATCGAGGCGTCCACCGGTACACAGCCGGTAATAGATGTCGACCAGCGTGGAGAATCGGTATGTTTTGAACGATTCGCGGAACATCTCCTGGAACACGGGTTCCGCAAGGTTGCCCTCTCGGATCTCCCGGTACGCCCATGCCGCAGCCACGAACCGGGACTCCTCGAACCGGGACTGCATCGTGTCGACCGCGTCCTGTTGTTTCCGCTTGACGGCGAGCTCTTGTTCCAGCCGTTCCTGCTCCGCCTCGTCGTCGGTTTCCTCGAGCTGCCACTGCAGGTCATGGATCCTGCTTTCCGGCCGAACCATTACGAACTCGTCGTCCCCCAGGTTCCAAACGTTGTTGAACGTCTCTCCGTCCCCTTCCTCGATCGCCAGCCGGAGTAGCTGTTCCAGCGTGTCGTAGAACCCGGCCAGATCGGTGGCGGCATGGTCGGCCGCGTCGACCGATCGGGCTCCGCCCAAGTCCGCGGCCAGCATCGTCTTGATATTGTCCAGGGAGGACAGGAGGCCGTTGACCGTTTTCTGGTCGATCGCGGGACTCGCCGCCAGCACGTGGTAGTACGAAGCATAGAGGCCGATCGATTTGTCGAACAGGTGGGGTTCCTGCTGCCGGTGCTGTGCCAGCGCCAGCCGGAAGAATTCCCCGCGTACCGTGGTAATCAGGTCGGCGCTCCCGGTCTGTGCTGCCCCGTCCAGGATGTGGTAGAACTCGCGGTAGATCTGGTTGATCAGATTGGAGACCGGGACCGGGGTGCCACCGTAGACTGCACCGAGCTGTCGGTTCACCCGGGTCGCGTGCTGTAGCAGATCGATATACAGTCCCAGGTATCTCTCCAGGCGGGTCGGGCTGAGATCGGTGATCGCGGCTCGTGTCTCCTCGCCAATCCGGCCCATGTTTCGCTCGATCAAACGGTCTCCGGTCTTCCACGGCCTGTCGCTGCTGCAATGGATCGCGTCCGCCAGTTCCGCTGCGAACGCGTTCGGGACGTCCTCCGGCGTAATCGCCGGGTCGGCCACGGATACGACGTCGATCCCCGGCTGGAGTTCCTCCCCGAGACCTAGGTTCAGGAGGAGTGTCGGCTGTGTATCGCCTTCAAACCGGTCGGCATGGGCCCGGCAGACCTCAACCAGTTTGGATAGGTTGATATCCGCGATATACCCCTCCAGGTCGAGTTCCTGCGCCATGTACAGCCGGCCGTCACGGTCGACGCCGATTCCGACAAAGTCCGGGAGCATCCGTTCCAAGACGGCCTGCGAGACCGTTTGCCGGTCCTGGTCCCGGAGCTTGAGGTCGATGCCGCGCTGCACCTGGGCGACCGCCATTGCGTCCACGGGGTCGAAGAAGATCAGCCGCGCCACCCGATAGTAGACGTAGCCGATCCCGAGGACAGTCCCGAGAAAAGTGATGAAGGTCGCATCCGCGATCGCTGGGGCCACGCTTTCACCGGATCGGGACATGTAGAGATAGGCCACGAAGCCGGATGCACCCAACGTAAAATAGATCACTGGCATGATCCGGGTCGAACTGAAGAACTCTTGGATCACGCCTTCCCGGTACTCCGTCCGCGCCGTCTGCTCCAGCAGGAAGATCAGGACGATAAAGCTGAGGCTGGTGATCGTGAGCTGGGCTTGCCATGCGTGCTGAACCACCTCCAGCTGTACCCGGTCAACCAGCGCTAAGTCGAGCGATGCCACCGCAACTACGACCAGCAGTCCAAGAGGGACCACCCAGAGAAAGCTCCAGTACGTCATCAATGCCCGCTTGTCCCGGGACAAATTGCGGCCTAGCCATCGCCATCCCCGGTCGCGAACCTCTCCACGTAGCGCCGTAAGCCGGA contains:
- a CDS encoding DEAD/DEAH box helicase family protein; translated protein: MTERLEHRLVLCDYFYELFGQNDFDDLQEKLRDIEEGFTEDGHSYFFHVLTAIECVQIPEQKLADYDLNIKEYMEKINRVRDRPIQLKYFQYLAALFTEIYLDAYFNRKDEFLDDLNAHLQDWNTANTSRADYVLSYQKEDLCKLAFWMATGSGKTIIFHINYHQFLQYNDADLDNIILITPREELTEQHIKEMRKDNIPCSAFNKEARSLFANDDQEVKVIDIHKLNEEAGEKTVNVDAFEGNNLVFVDEGHKGSGGDVWMDQRSQVVSDGFVFEYSATFGQAINAANNKTLLEEYSKAILFDYSYNYFFQDGYGKDYRILNLDTDVSKDVTDTWLLGNLLSFYEQMRYYEENEGAVKDYKLERPLWIFVGGRVNAIYTRHGEKTSDVLTVLQFLQRFLSDAEWAEDRIQELLNGTSGLESPDGRNVFEEGFTYLDDHGLTAAEIYADALTCLFHVEGPSHLQVAELKEEDDELGVKAANSDAYFGVVNIGDTSAFQTLVEDHAEEITQDEDEFTQSLFDNIKDGDSNVNILLGSKKFIEGWDTWRVSNMGLMNVGKSEGSEVIQLFGRGVRLKGKEFSLKRSSRLKADDQPPEHIEILETLNIFGVQADYMRQFREYLEEEGIEPEYWKRDLEVRVKNDLLDEGLKVPRVDDDREFKQEATVALTLDSDVCPRVDRRPQVQVLESVTETSHATEESDQERTIPDTVIPLLDWNEIYFEILQHKRQKELTNLALDKDVLREIIEEQAYTLHCRPADVNPDGFSDLEDIQRLVEILLKSYVDEFYSQKQESWESQHLSYQTLDAEDRNFPDNYTLTIPESNEAVIETVTEVLEEATEVYERDLKDFPNVYFDKHLYQPLFTTDPQFESISPVGLNNGEEKFVEDLRDYVQNDWNDAIDGDQVFLLRNLSQKGVGFFEAGNFYPDFILWIKNGAEQRVVFVDPKGLQHIGIHHKKIQFYKTVKKIQERLDDDQVVLESFIISNTSPDKAEETHGLSKEEFEDHHVLFQDDPGAYIGQLFSKIQ
- a CDS encoding DNA methyltransferase, with the translated sequence MVQESLESLLDVNGVGQSTLEDIRDTGFNSLSDLAGADRTDLKEISGIGSSTADNILRFLDREGLREADAVTENQRKLQSLLRDLFQFDAADLDFGIYRIMNQKRDVIDEFIEQNLIQAVQDGLEDFSEAEREELELEVEAARQDVIDNLPDDALDATGQLNEEYRDFPVGERYIEAVEALESYQVSQETEAQVFNDLYKFFSRYYENGDFIPKRRYSSENKYAIPYNGEETHFYWANQNQYYIKTSEQFSNYRFRVRKLSISFELRSAHVETDDKKGEDRYFVLHDDDPIRYDADADELRILFEFRPLTDADYEKYGISSRSQTTQRDIRNNVADDLLSELPDSIENQLSQSAHQSDKRVLDYHLYQYTTKNTTDYFIHKDLQRFLERELEFYIKNEVVDLDGLQGSESQGMTELDRANVVQQIGQRIITFLAQIEEFQKKLYEKKKFVTKTEYCLSLENIPNRFYSQIIESEEQIAEWRELYRIEEQDEQGLGRFTDDTEIDEDFLVDHPYFMVDTRFFDYEFKHELLSTFANLDDAVDGVLVKGENFQALNLLMEKYREEVKCIYIDPPYNTGNDEFVYKDSYRHSSWLSMMQDRLSLGRELLREDGVLFSSIDDREYHRLISLLNSILGEENHIASFVWKRRTSTGMRNEPVSPDHEYVPTYAKSRDDSLLYGLPPDPDDYPYEDERGMYRSTDLTVGMGKDQRPGQYYTIENPRTGKEYEANPERVWRFYPKTMEQMIEDDMIIWPDEQDGNMTRPRFKTYYDPEESANPISTWVEEASTNDRTIEEMETEYLTSILQSHRNEHGGRELRDLLPDSETYYPKPVSLIRSFIRAATRDDDMVVDFFAGSGTTAHAVMDLNREDSGNRKYLLVEMGDYFDTVLKPRIKKVAYSSEWDDGEPQNQNGISQVIKYHEIESYEDSLDNISFSGEGQAALDTFDDYLLKYMLEFETQQSETRLNIDQLSHPFEYQLHITQNGEKTTKTVDLVETFNYLLGLQVETVESHEHQNRTYRVVRGSRDEGTVTVIWRNSEELDLETEQSFVEETLLNGDEDLVYVNGDSVVSDARSLESVFKNRMEA